From Triticum aestivum cultivar Chinese Spring chromosome 4A, IWGSC CS RefSeq v2.1, whole genome shotgun sequence, a single genomic window includes:
- the LOC123088073 gene encoding alpha-1,2-galactosyltransferase gmh3, translating into MGARARRAAHHPARLRLRHRHLLLLPLLLLFLLPPLSALLLRRANSLRRRCLPPAAGRRPLAGQRLSFSIVTLSDEGLSGRGVRGRSFRGVLAATARNKRAYAAAHGYGFAALPPGAVDPGRPPAWSKVLALRARLRRHHWLFWNDADTLVTNPDISLEEILFSVIGHSDFDASPDLILTEDINGVNAGLFFIRRSKWSERFLDTWWNHTSFVQFGSTKSGDNAALKHIVDHLSPEETKEHVRIAKMQCLFNSYPWVATWKSVHRLIFHPSTTWKGAYSDGDFMVHFAGLNDKRGWTSRILREITHR; encoded by the exons ATGGGCGCCCGGGCGCGCCGCGCCGCCCACCACCCcgctcgcctccgcctccgccaccgccaccttctcctcctcccgctgctgctcctcttcctcctcccgcccctctccgcgctcctcctccgccgcgccaACTCCCTGCGCCGCCGGTGCCTACCCCCCGCCGCAGGGCGCCGCCCCCTCGCCGGGCAGCGGCTCAGCTTCTCTATCGTCACGCTCTCCGACGAGGGCCTGTCGGGCCGAGGCGTGCGGGGGCGGTCTTTCCGCGGCGTGCTGGCGGCCACCGCGCGGAACAAGCGCGCGTACGCGGCCGCGCACGGGTACGGCTTCGCCGCGCTGCCCCCCGGCGCGGTCGACCCCGGCCGCCCGCCCGCCTGGAGCAAGGTCCTTGCCCTCCGCGCCCGCCTGCGCCGCCACCACTGGCTCTTCTGGAACGACGCG GATACGCTGGTTACTAACCCTGACATCTCGTTG GAGGAGATTTTGTTCTCGGTGATTGGGCATAGTGATTTTGATGCATCGCCTGATCTCATTCTGACAGAGGACATCAATGGGGTTAATGCCG GACTGTTCTTCATAAGGAGGTCGAAATGGAGTGAGAGATTTTTAGATACATGGTGGAACCATACATCATTTGTACAATTTGGTTCCACAAAAAGTGGGGATAATGCAGCACTGAAGCATATCGTGGATCACTTGTCACCTGAAGAAACAAAAGAACACGTCCGTATAGCAAAAATGCAGTGCCTCTTCAACTCATATCCTTGGGTTGCTACGTGGAAATCAGTTCACCGCCTGATCTTCCACCCATCCACTACATGGAAAG GGGCTTATTCAGATGGAGATTTCATGGTCCATTTTGCTGGCCTAAATGACAAGCGAGGCTGGACATCAAGAATTCTTAGAGAGATAACTCACCGATGA
- the LOC123088074 gene encoding protein FAM9A produces the protein MCKQDRLLFRCIVPMICVYAVEYHLPQRVAAQFGKVQHTPPTVIVRDTGGYDLHLMSRQKNQSITDWEAENARYVHEWNEWKTRKDTERRVIDWDDYEDHMLWYDDGIKHRLRLRPQWTTADAEDLFDDASENEAYNESIRQLQGGFREYRPLMNRVSSELNKSIFHASDALSVVPGTRASENKLRETMKKYVNKARRLVGLLGCATNTEDVFPPAPMCSLASSSHAASSSRAAQDDEEENDDDDDDAEEEEEEGAEEEGVEEEHGEEEEEHDEDEEEEEYDDDDGPPVTQPTEREKRNMPKKDWQSPSPFQKARPAARKKTTAKKRSKDNEDQNSKRGRKD, from the exons ATGTGCAAGCAGGACCGGCTTCTCTtccggtgcatcgtgcccatgatttGTGTCTATGCCGTGGAGTACCACTTGCCACAGCGCGTTGCCGCACAATTTGGTAAGGTGCAACACACACCACCAACCGTCATCGTCCGCGATACCGGTGGCTACGACCTACACCT GATGAGCAGGCAGAAGAATCAATCAATCACGGATTGGGAAGCCGAAAATGCGAGATACGTGCATGAATGGAACGAGTGGAAAACACGCAAAGACACGGAGAGGAGAGTGATTGACTGGGACGACTACGAGGATCACATGTTGTGGTACGACGATGGCATCAAGCATCGTCTGCGTCTGAGGCCCCAATGGACGACAGCAGATGCCGAAGACCTGTTCGATGATGCCTCAGAGAATGAAGCCTACAACGAGAGCATCAGACAGCTTCAAGGCGGGTTTAGGGAGTACAGACCCCTCATGAACAGAGTG TCTTCGGAGCTGAACAAAAGCATTTTTCATGCCTCTGATGCGCTTAGTGTTGTCCCTGGGACTCGAGCTAGTGAGAACAAGTTGAGGGAAACGATGAAG AAATACGTCAACAAAGCACGCCGGCTTGTGGGCCTACTTGGGTGTGCTACAAACACCGAGGATGTTTTTCCTCCTGCACCGATGTGTAGCCTCGCTTCATCGAGCCATGCAGCCTCGTCGTCTAGGGCGGCtcaagatgacgaggaggagaacgacgacgatgatgatgatgcagaggaagaggaagaagagggcgcaGAAGAAGAGGGCGTCGAAGAAGAACatggtgaggaagaggaagagcacgatgaggatgaggaggaggaggagtacgatgatgaCGATGGACCTCCAGTAACTCAGCCAACCGAGCGTGAGAAGAGGAATATGCCaaagaaggactggcagagtccATCCCCATTTCAGAAAGCACGTCCTGCGGCCCGCAAGAAGACAACGGCCAAGAAGCGATCCAAGGATAACGAGGACCAAAAttcgaagaggggaaggaaggactGA